The Methanomicrobia archaeon genome segment TGGGCATTGGGCTCGCTTCAGGCGTCGCTGTTGAGCTGGGTGTAGGTGTGGGTGTGGTTTCCATCTCCACCAAGTCCAGAAGCTCAGCAGGGACCTCGCCGCTGCCCGCGGGTGGCACGATGGGTGGCTGCCCGTTGTCCGTAAAGATCTGCTGGCCTGATTCGCCGATGACGAATTTCACGAACTCCATACCCCCTTCCGGATTATCAGCAACCGATGGTACTGTTATCCCGTACACGACCGGTGCTCCTGTCTGGACGCTTCCAGACGCGAGCTCAACCTGGACCTTCTTGTAGGTGTCTGCATATTCCACCGCGCTCAGATCGATGCCCAGCGGGAGATCGACGAACGCGAGATTGTGTTGCACGGCTACGCTCCGGTACTCAAAGGCATAGTCCAGCCCGCCTTCCTCCACAAAGGCCACCAGCTCGACCGACTTCGGGCGTATGTCTGCCTTCTCGGTGTTCGGCTGCAGATCCTCAGGCGTCGTTATGTAATAGGTTCCATCCGCTTCCTCACGGACCGTGATCGCTGTATTCGCAAGGATAAGATCATCAAAGATCTGATCATCGCCGTAATTGAACTCTGCGAGCTGGAAGACCATGACTGATCGATAGCCACAGGGGTCATCGTTCGGATTCGAGAACCCGAAGA includes the following:
- a CDS encoding substrate-binding domain-containing protein is translated as FGFSNPNDDPCGYRSVMVFQLAEFNYGDDQIFDDLILANTAITVREEADGTYYITTPEDLQPNTEKADIRPKSVELVAFVEEGGLDYAFEYRSVAVQHNLAFVDLPLGIDLSAVEYADTYKKVQVELASGSVQTGAPVVYGITVPSVADNPEGGMEFVKFVIGESGQQIFTDNGQPPIVPPAGSGEVPAELLDLVEMETTPTPTPSSTATPEASPMPTATPEEPGFEAIFAIAGLLTIAYMVLRKKMA